One stretch of Punica granatum isolate Tunisia-2019 chromosome 5, ASM765513v2, whole genome shotgun sequence DNA includes these proteins:
- the LOC116208762 gene encoding peroxidase 5-like — protein sequence MANLFTYLSFYVVVYCSFSLATPMPLKFGFYQNTCPQAEIIVRDAVKNALAADPAVPAALIRLHFHDCFIRGCDGSVLLNSTPNNRAEKNSSMNLGIGGFEVIDDAKSKIEAQCPGIVSCADIVAFAARDGVQSAGGNPYSVPAGRRDGRVSLATEVDKNLPGPFFSLMQLKENFARKGLSLDEMVTLSGAHSIGDSHCSAFSKRLYSFKSTYLQDPSLNGTYADFLKTKCPQSGDTDPTVSLDPGTPSSLDNTYYKNLKVGKGLLASDQVLWTTPATRATVKSYSNHPSSWARKFTRAMVHMGSIEVLTGTQGEIRKNCRVMN from the exons ATGGCAAATCTTTTCACTTATTTGAGCTTTTATGTAGTCGTTTATTGTTCATTTTCGCTCGCAACGCCGATGCCCTTGAAGTTCGGATTCTATCAAAACACGTGTCCACAGGCTGAGATTATCGTGAGAGACGCAGTTAAAAATGCACTTGCTGCAGATCCTGCAGTCCCCGCGGCGCTGATTCGATTGCATTTCCATGATTGCTTTATCAGG GGCTGCGATGGTTCAGTCCTTCTCAACTCGACCCCAAACAACAGGGCTGAGAAAAATAGCTCGATGAATCTAGGCATTGGAGGCTTCGAGGTCATAGATGATGCCAAGTCCAAGATCGAAGCCCAATGCCCTGGAATAGTTTCGTGCGCTGACATCGTGGCCTTTGCTGCTCGAGATGGAGTTCAAAGTGCCGGTGGCAACCCTTATTCGGTTCCGGCAGGAAGGCGCGATGGAAGGGTCTCGTTGGCAACTGAAGTAGATAAGAATCTCCCAGGACCGTTCTTCAGTCTGATGCAGTTAAAGGAGAACTTTGCCAGGAAGGGATTGTCTCTCGACGAGATGGTGACCCTCTCGGGGGCCCATTCAATCGGCGACTCTCATTGCTCCGCATTCTCGAAGCGTCTCTACTCCTTTAAGTCAACATATCTTCAAGATCCTTCATTGAATG GAACCTATGCCGACTTCCTGAAGACCAAGTGCCCACAGAGTGGCGATACCGACCCGACTGTGTCACTGGACCCTGGGACCCCGAGCTCACTGGACAACACATACTACAAGAACCTGAAGGTTGGGAAGGGACTCTTGGCATCAGACCAGGTGCTATGGACTACACCGGCGACCAGGGCGACCGTAAAGAGCTATTCGAACCATCCAAGTTCATGGGCCCGGAAATTCACTAGGGCGATGGTGCACATGGGCTCGATCGAAGTATTGACTGGTACACAAGGGGAAATCAGAAAGAATTGCCGAGTCATGAACTAG